In one Takifugu flavidus isolate HTHZ2018 chromosome 9, ASM371156v2, whole genome shotgun sequence genomic region, the following are encoded:
- the cd40lg gene encoding CD40 ligand produces the protein MINTYQTSLAPPPVPPRLSRPESVLVPMPLTSQGRSKPLLLVTLMLLQFLLTVGGFVYLYYNGKLDKMSPEAAAGYVSLEKEMTARRIVARMMVKKRTRTDEKSDYLQWDIKHSFRRDISYYHNIWLTVQQPGDYYVYSRVTFSKGSPRMPLASKVKLRKNETGAVETVMQAFCSLTDRVDDSGASVPHLCTATQGDVIALESGNQLSVWVQDLTLVNYEAGATTFGMYKL, from the exons ATGATCAACACTTACCAGACCAGCCTGGCTCCTCCGCCGGTGCCGCCGCGTCTCAGCAGGCCAGAGTCGGTCCTCGTCCCCATGCCTCTTACATCGCAGGGCCGCAGCAAGCCGCTCCTTTTGGTCACCCTGATGCTCCTGCAGTTTCTCCTGACGGTCGGGGGATTCGTGTATCTTTACTACAACGGCAAACTG GACAAAATGTCACCCGAAGCCGCAG CGGGTTATGTTTCGTTAGAAAAAGAGATGACGGCCAGAAGAATTGTGGCACGCATGATGGTCAAGAAGAGAACGCGCACAGACGAGAAGT ccgATTACCTCCAGTGGGACATCAAACACTCGTTTCGTAGGGACATCAGCTACTACCACAACATCTGGTTGACCGTCCAACAGCCCGGTGACTACTACGTCTACTCCAGGGTGACCTTCTCCAAAGGCAGCCCCCGCATGCCACTGGCCAGCAAGGTCAAGTTAAGGAAGAACGAGACGGGGGCGGTGGAGACAGTGATGCAGGCGTTCTGCAGCCTGACCGACCGCGTCGACGACAGCGGCGCGTCGGTGCCGCACCTCTGCACCGCCACGCAGGGAGACGTGATCGCGCTGGAAAGTGGCAACCAGCTGAGCGTCTGGGTGCAAGACTTGACCTTGGTCAACTACGAAGCGGGAGCCACGACATTTGGGATGTACAAACTGTAG
- the arhgef6 gene encoding rho guanine nucleotide exchange factor 6 isoform X2: protein MNPEEQTVTWLISLGVLCSPKKNIADPEEFLKTSLKDGVVLCKLAERLVPGFTPKYCQEPRTESDCISNIREFLRGCSSLKVEGFEPDWLYTGENFGKVLTTLLAVNFATQDCAAERSCSQSGASSPSQSAASHSLSTIKSKSSLRRQSKSVEMAENGGGGQLTVKARFNFKQNNEDELSFSKGDVIVVTRQEDGGWWEGTLNGKTGWFPSNYVREIKPCEKPVSPKGTQLTKNYYSVVVQDILEHEREFVKELQTVLSCYLRPLQASDKLSASDCLTLCGNLEEILTFQQGLCVALEECTKALEGQQRVAGCYLNLMSQVKTLYLAYCSSHPSAVSILTDHSEELDKFMESQGASAPGILTLTTSLSKPFMRLDKYPTLLQELERHVEEAHPDYSDILKATAAFKSLVTQCQDLRKRKNLELQILSEPVRAWEGDAIKSLGNMVYMSQVHIKNGSTEEKEERYLMLFPNLLVMISASPRMSGFIYQGRFPLTGATVTRHAEDADSGHYAFDIAGSMIDRITVYCSSAQELQEWLDNLQPFTKGGSPAGTITKSVEGKPLSMVGAPTHLSHLGSFSALSRGPLEPPKISKPWSLSCLRPAPPLKPSAALGYKEDSSKSPRPMKKFLPGNRKKERKHSDDEVQIRKSTVALEEDAQILRVIEAYCTGASLHQNTTAVRKECVPQVLLPEEEKIIVEEMKSNGQTVIEEKSLIDVVYALKDEVLELKKENKWMRQFLEDEQKSRKELERVVRKISKQKNDCTWDDGGH, encoded by the exons ATGAATCCAGAGGAGCAGACCGTAACCTGGTTGATATCGTTGGGCGTCCTCTGCTCGCCTAAGAAGAACATAGCGGACCCGGAGGAGTTTCTGAAAACTTCGCTGAAGGATGGGGTCGTTTTGTGCAAGCTGGCGGAGCGCCTTGTACCCGGTTTTACTCCTAAG TATTGTCAGGAGCCGAGGACAGAATCCGACTGCATTTCCAACATTAGGGAGTTTTTAAGAGGATGTTCGTCCCTGAAAGTGGAG GGTTTCGAACCGGACTGGCTGTACACTGGTGAGAATTTCGGTAAAGTGCTGACCACGCTTCTGGCAGTGAATTTTGCCACACAAG ACTGTGCTGCAGAGAGGTCATGTTCCCAGTCTGGTGCTTCCTCTCCTAGTCAGTCAGCAGCTTCGCACTCGCTCTCTACCATCAAATCCAAAAGCTCCTTGAGAAGACAGTCTAAATCGGTG GAGATGGCTGAGAACGGAGGAGGCGGGCAGCTGACGGTGAAGGCTCGCTTCAACTTCAAGCAGAACAACGAGGACGAGCTATCGTTCAGCAAAGGCGACGTGATCGTGGTGACGCGGCAGGAGGACGGAGGCTGGTGGGAGGGCACGCTCAACGGCAAAACCGGCTGGTTTCCCAGCAATTACGTCCGCGAGATCAAACCGTGCG AGAAACCAGTGTCTCCAAAGGGAACTCAGCTGACCAAGAACTACTACAGTGTc GTGGTTCAGGACATTTTGGAACACGAGCGGGAGTTTGTCAAAGAACTCCAGACAGTGTTAAGTTGTTACCTTCGTCCTCTGCAGGCCAGTGACAA GCTGAGTGCTTCAGACTGCCTCACGTTGTGTGGAAACTTGGAGGAAATCCTCACCTTCCAGCAGGGACTCTGTGTGGCTTTGGAGGAATGTACCAA AGCCTTGGAGGGCCAGCAGAGAGTGGCAGGCTGCTATTTAAACCTGATGAGTCAGGTCAAGACTCTCTATTTGGCGTACTGTTCCAGCCACCCGTCAGCCGTTAGCATCCTCACTGATCACAG CGAGGAGCTAGATAAGTTCATGGAAAGCCAGGGAGCCAGTGCTCCAGgtatcctgaccctgaccaccaGCCTCAGTAAGCCCTTCATGAGACTTGACAAATACCCCACgttgctgcaggagctggagagacaTGTGGAG GAAGCCCATCCAGACtattctgacattttaaaggcAACAGCTGCCTTCAAGAGCCTCGTG ACGCAATGCCAGGATCTGCGGAAGCGGAAGAACCTGGAGCTCCAGATCTTGTCAGAGCCAGTACGGGCTTGGGAGGGGGACGCCATTAAGAGCCTAGGCAATATGGTCTACATGTCCCAGGTCCACATCAAAAACGGCTCCACAGAG GAAAAGGAGGAGCGATACCTCATGCTTTTCCCTAACCTGTTGGTTATGATCTCAGCCAGTCCGAGGATGAGTGGCTTTATTTATCAG GGAAGATTTCCGCTGACTGGTGCCACGGTAACGAGACACGCAGAGGATGCAGACTCTGGCCACTACGCTTTTGATATCGCAG gaaGCATGATCGACCGTATTACAGTTTACTGTAGTAGTGCCCAGGAGTTACAGGAATGGCTAGACAACCTTCAGCCTTTTACCAAAGGAGGCAGTCCTGCGGGCACGATCACAAAG AGCGTGGAAGGCAAGCCCTTGAGCATGGTCGGTGCccccactcacctgtctcacctgggcAGCTTCAGCGCCCTCAGTCGAGGGCCCTTGGAGCCTCCGAAGATCAGCAAACCCTGGTCTCTGAGCTGCTTACGCCCCGCTCCCCCCCTCAAACCTTCCGCGGCCCTGGGCTATAAAGAG GACTCCAGCAAGAGCCCGAGACCAATGAAGAAGTTCCTGCCGGGAAATAGGAAGAAAGAGCGGAAGCACTCTGATGATGAGGTTCAAATTAGGAAAA GCACAGTTGCTCTGGAGGAAGATGCTCAGATACTGAGGGTGATTGAGGCTTACTGCACGGGTGCCAGCCTGCACCAGAACACCACAG CGGTGCGGAAAGAGTGTGTCCCTCAAGTCCTGctgccagaagaagaaaagatcattgtggaggagatgaagagcaATGGACAGACAGTTATTGAAGAGAA GAGCCTGATTGATGTCGTGTATGCTTTAAAGGATGAAGTTCTTGAGCTGAAAAAG gaGAATAAGTGGATGAGGCAGTTTCTGGAGGATGAGCAGAAGTCTCgcaaagagctggagagagtTGTCCGAAAGATATCCAAGCAGAAGAACGACTGTACTTGGGACGACGGTGGCCACTGA
- the tmtops3a gene encoding teleost multiple tissue opsin 3a — translation MVLQTRECNFSTPDTSVRGPWAPQGPGGMSRTGHTVVAVMLGTILLAGVFGNSVVFLVFVKYRSLRTPINLILLNISLSDILVCVFGTPLSFAASLKGRWLLGERGCEWYGFANSLFGMVSLVSLSVLSYERYTVVLQPTQVDVSYFRKAWFCVGGSWLYALFWTLPPLLGWSRYGPEGPGTMCSVQWHLRSPANISYVLCLFIFCLLLPLVVMVYSYGRIWVAVRRAGRINLLTAQRREQHVLWMVLSMVSCYMLCWMPYGIIALVATLGGLGPISPAVSVVPSILAKFSTVVNPVIYMFFNNQFYRCFMAFVRCQKEPESIQGE, via the exons ATGGTCCTCCAGACCCGCGAGTGTAACTTCAGCACCCCAGACACTTCAGTCAGAGGACCCTGGGCCCCCCAGGGCCCCGGTGGCATGAGCCGGACCGGCCACACGGTGGTGGCGGTGATGCTCGGCACCATCCTACTGGCGGGGGTCTTCGGCAACTCCGTCGTTTTCCTCGTCTTCGTCAAGTATCGCTCCCTGCGGACGCCCATCAATCTCATCCTGCTGAACATCAGCCTCAGCGACATCCTGGTGTGCGTGTTCGGGACTCCGCTGAGCTTCGCTGCGAGCCTGAAGGGCAGGTGGCTGCTGGGAGAGAGGGGCTGCGAGTGGTACGGGTTCGCCAATTCCCTCTTTG GAATGGTGTCCCTGGTGTCCCTGTCCGTCCTCTCCTACGAGCGTTACACCGTCGTGCTGCAGCCCACCCAGGTTGACGTCTCCTATTTCAGGAAGGCCTGGTTCTGCGTGGGGGGCTCCTGGCTCTACGCGCTCTTCTGGACCCTGCCCCCCTTGCTTGGCTGGAGCCGCTACGGGCCCGAAGGACCCGGGACCATGTGCTCTGTCCAGTGGCACCTCCGTTCGCCAGCCAACATCTCGTATGTGCTGTGTCTCTTCAtcttctgcctgctgctgcccctcGTGGTCATGGTGTACTCATACGGCCGCATCTGGGTGGCAGTCAGAAGG GCGGGCCGGATCAACCTGCTGACGGCTCAGCGCAGAGAGCAGCACGTCTTGTGGatggtgctgtccatggtgTCCTGCTATATGCTGTGCTGGATGCCCTACGGCATCATAGCGCTGGTGGCCACCTTGGGCGGGCTGGGCCCGATCAGTCCCGCGGTCAGCGTGGTGCCCTCCATCCTCGCCAAGTTCAGCACCGTGGTTAACCCAGTCATCTACATGTTCTTCAACAACCAG ttttatagGTGCTTTATGGCCTTTGTGCGGTGCCAAAAGGAACCCGAGTCCATCCAAGGAGAGTAA
- the arhgef6 gene encoding rho guanine nucleotide exchange factor 6 isoform X3, which translates to MAENGGGGQLTVKARFNFKQNNEDELSFSKGDVIVVTRQEDGGWWEGTLNGKTGWFPSNYVREIKPCEKPVSPKGTQLTKNYYSVVVQDILEHEREFVKELQTVLSCYLRPLQASDKLSASDCLTLCGNLEEILTFQQGLCVALEECTKALEGQQRVAGCYLNLMSQVKTLYLAYCSSHPSAVSILTDHSEELDKFMESQGASAPGILTLTTSLSKPFMRLDKYPTLLQELERHVEEAHPDYSDILKATAAFKSLVTQCQDLRKRKNLELQILSEPVRAWEGDAIKSLGNMVYMSQVHIKNGSTEEKEERYLMLFPNLLVMISASPRMSGFIYQGRFPLTGATVTRHAEDADSGHYAFDIAGSMIDRITVYCSSAQELQEWLDNLQPFTKGGSPAGTITKSVEGKPLSMVGAPTHLSHLGSFSALSRGPLEPPKISKPWSLSCLRPAPPLKPSAALGYKERMSYIMKDSSKSPRPMKKFLPGNRKKERKHSDDEVQIRKSTVALEEDAQILRVIEAYCTGASLHQNTTAVRKECVPQVLLPEEEKIIVEEMKSNGQTVIEEKSLIDVVYALKDEVLELKKENKWMRQFLEDEQKSRKELERVVRKISKQKNDCTWDDGGH; encoded by the exons ATGGCTGAGAACGGAGGAGGCGGGCAGCTGACGGTGAAGGCTCGCTTCAACTTCAAGCAGAACAACGAGGACGAGCTATCGTTCAGCAAAGGCGACGTGATCGTGGTGACGCGGCAGGAGGACGGAGGCTGGTGGGAGGGCACGCTCAACGGCAAAACCGGCTGGTTTCCCAGCAATTACGTCCGCGAGATCAAACCGTGCG AGAAACCAGTGTCTCCAAAGGGAACTCAGCTGACCAAGAACTACTACAGTGTc GTGGTTCAGGACATTTTGGAACACGAGCGGGAGTTTGTCAAAGAACTCCAGACAGTGTTAAGTTGTTACCTTCGTCCTCTGCAGGCCAGTGACAA GCTGAGTGCTTCAGACTGCCTCACGTTGTGTGGAAACTTGGAGGAAATCCTCACCTTCCAGCAGGGACTCTGTGTGGCTTTGGAGGAATGTACCAA AGCCTTGGAGGGCCAGCAGAGAGTGGCAGGCTGCTATTTAAACCTGATGAGTCAGGTCAAGACTCTCTATTTGGCGTACTGTTCCAGCCACCCGTCAGCCGTTAGCATCCTCACTGATCACAG CGAGGAGCTAGATAAGTTCATGGAAAGCCAGGGAGCCAGTGCTCCAGgtatcctgaccctgaccaccaGCCTCAGTAAGCCCTTCATGAGACTTGACAAATACCCCACgttgctgcaggagctggagagacaTGTGGAG GAAGCCCATCCAGACtattctgacattttaaaggcAACAGCTGCCTTCAAGAGCCTCGTG ACGCAATGCCAGGATCTGCGGAAGCGGAAGAACCTGGAGCTCCAGATCTTGTCAGAGCCAGTACGGGCTTGGGAGGGGGACGCCATTAAGAGCCTAGGCAATATGGTCTACATGTCCCAGGTCCACATCAAAAACGGCTCCACAGAG GAAAAGGAGGAGCGATACCTCATGCTTTTCCCTAACCTGTTGGTTATGATCTCAGCCAGTCCGAGGATGAGTGGCTTTATTTATCAG GGAAGATTTCCGCTGACTGGTGCCACGGTAACGAGACACGCAGAGGATGCAGACTCTGGCCACTACGCTTTTGATATCGCAG gaaGCATGATCGACCGTATTACAGTTTACTGTAGTAGTGCCCAGGAGTTACAGGAATGGCTAGACAACCTTCAGCCTTTTACCAAAGGAGGCAGTCCTGCGGGCACGATCACAAAG AGCGTGGAAGGCAAGCCCTTGAGCATGGTCGGTGCccccactcacctgtctcacctgggcAGCTTCAGCGCCCTCAGTCGAGGGCCCTTGGAGCCTCCGAAGATCAGCAAACCCTGGTCTCTGAGCTGCTTACGCCCCGCTCCCCCCCTCAAACCTTCCGCGGCCCTGGGCTATAAAGAG AGGATGTCTTATATCATGAAG GACTCCAGCAAGAGCCCGAGACCAATGAAGAAGTTCCTGCCGGGAAATAGGAAGAAAGAGCGGAAGCACTCTGATGATGAGGTTCAAATTAGGAAAA GCACAGTTGCTCTGGAGGAAGATGCTCAGATACTGAGGGTGATTGAGGCTTACTGCACGGGTGCCAGCCTGCACCAGAACACCACAG CGGTGCGGAAAGAGTGTGTCCCTCAAGTCCTGctgccagaagaagaaaagatcattgtggaggagatgaagagcaATGGACAGACAGTTATTGAAGAGAA GAGCCTGATTGATGTCGTGTATGCTTTAAAGGATGAAGTTCTTGAGCTGAAAAAG gaGAATAAGTGGATGAGGCAGTTTCTGGAGGATGAGCAGAAGTCTCgcaaagagctggagagagtTGTCCGAAAGATATCCAAGCAGAAGAACGACTGTACTTGGGACGACGGTGGCCACTGA
- the rbmx gene encoding RNA-binding motif protein, X chromosome isoform X2: MAEADRPGKLFIGGLNTETTEKALEQFFSKYGRIAEVLLMKDRETNKSRGFAFVTFESPSDAKDAAREMNGKSLDGKNIKVEQATKPQFESGGRRGPPPMHSRSRGAPRGMRGSRGGPGGMRGPPPRDYYDSESGDSFKGMSSRGPPPMKRGPPVRNGGPPPKRPAPSGPMSRPPMSRERDSYGPPPPRRDSMMSRRDDYPSPRDDHYNTKDSYSSRDFNSRDSRDYGPPPRDYSYRDYPNSGSRDDYGSMSRGYGDRDGYGGGREPRGYMDRPSGGSYRDSYDGYG; the protein is encoded by the exons aTGGCAGAGGCAGACCGACCAGGGAAGCTCTTCATTGGTGGGCTGAACACTGAAACTACCGAAAAGGCCCTGGAGCAGTTCTTTAGCAAATATGGAAGAATTGCTGAAG TTCTATTGATGAAAGACCGTGAAACAAACAAGTCAAGAGGCTTTGCTTTTGTTACATTTGAGAGTCCAAGCGATGCAAAGGATGCAGCCCGAGAGATGAACGGAAAG TCACTTGATGGTAAAAATATCAAAGTGGAACAAGCAACAAAGCCTCAGTTTGAGAGCGGCGGCAGGCGAGGACCCCCACCGATGCACTCCCGCAGTCGGGGAGCACCGAGAGGCATGCGAGGTTCTCGTGGTGGTCCGGGTGGTATGAGGGGCCCACCACCAAGAG attaTTACGATTCTGAGAGTGGAGACTCCTTTAAAGGGATGTCTTCTAGAGGCCCCCCTCCAATGAAGAGAGGACCCCCAGTTCGCAATGGAGGCCCTCCTCCCAAGCGGCCTGCTCCTTCTGGTCCTATGAGTAGAC CCCCGATGTCAAGAGAGAGGGATTCATACGGCCCACCTCCTCCTCGCAGAGACTCCATGATGTCCAGGAGAGATGATTACCCGTCACCAAGAGATGACCACTATAACACCAAGGACAG CTACTCCAGTCGGGACTTTAATTCCAGAGACTCCAGGGACTATGGCCCTCCCCCTAGAGATTATTCATACAGAGATTACCCCAATTCTGGTTCTCGAGATGACTATGGGTCCATGTCAAGAGGATACGG CGACCGTGATGGCTACGGTGGAGGTCGGGAACCCAGAGGCTATATGGATCGTCCGAGTGGTGGCTCGTATCGAGACTCTTACGATGGTTACG GATGA
- the arhgef6 gene encoding rho guanine nucleotide exchange factor 6 isoform X1 encodes MNPEEQTVTWLISLGVLCSPKKNIADPEEFLKTSLKDGVVLCKLAERLVPGFTPKYCQEPRTESDCISNIREFLRGCSSLKVEGFEPDWLYTGENFGKVLTTLLAVNFATQDCAAERSCSQSGASSPSQSAASHSLSTIKSKSSLRRQSKSVEMAENGGGGQLTVKARFNFKQNNEDELSFSKGDVIVVTRQEDGGWWEGTLNGKTGWFPSNYVREIKPCEKPVSPKGTQLTKNYYSVVVQDILEHEREFVKELQTVLSCYLRPLQASDKLSASDCLTLCGNLEEILTFQQGLCVALEECTKALEGQQRVAGCYLNLMSQVKTLYLAYCSSHPSAVSILTDHSEELDKFMESQGASAPGILTLTTSLSKPFMRLDKYPTLLQELERHVEEAHPDYSDILKATAAFKSLVTQCQDLRKRKNLELQILSEPVRAWEGDAIKSLGNMVYMSQVHIKNGSTEEKEERYLMLFPNLLVMISASPRMSGFIYQGRFPLTGATVTRHAEDADSGHYAFDIAGSMIDRITVYCSSAQELQEWLDNLQPFTKGGSPAGTITKSVEGKPLSMVGAPTHLSHLGSFSALSRGPLEPPKISKPWSLSCLRPAPPLKPSAALGYKERMSYIMKDSSKSPRPMKKFLPGNRKKERKHSDDEVQIRKSTVALEEDAQILRVIEAYCTGASLHQNTTAVRKECVPQVLLPEEEKIIVEEMKSNGQTVIEEKSLIDVVYALKDEVLELKKENKWMRQFLEDEQKSRKELERVVRKISKQKNDCTWDDGGH; translated from the exons ATGAATCCAGAGGAGCAGACCGTAACCTGGTTGATATCGTTGGGCGTCCTCTGCTCGCCTAAGAAGAACATAGCGGACCCGGAGGAGTTTCTGAAAACTTCGCTGAAGGATGGGGTCGTTTTGTGCAAGCTGGCGGAGCGCCTTGTACCCGGTTTTACTCCTAAG TATTGTCAGGAGCCGAGGACAGAATCCGACTGCATTTCCAACATTAGGGAGTTTTTAAGAGGATGTTCGTCCCTGAAAGTGGAG GGTTTCGAACCGGACTGGCTGTACACTGGTGAGAATTTCGGTAAAGTGCTGACCACGCTTCTGGCAGTGAATTTTGCCACACAAG ACTGTGCTGCAGAGAGGTCATGTTCCCAGTCTGGTGCTTCCTCTCCTAGTCAGTCAGCAGCTTCGCACTCGCTCTCTACCATCAAATCCAAAAGCTCCTTGAGAAGACAGTCTAAATCGGTG GAGATGGCTGAGAACGGAGGAGGCGGGCAGCTGACGGTGAAGGCTCGCTTCAACTTCAAGCAGAACAACGAGGACGAGCTATCGTTCAGCAAAGGCGACGTGATCGTGGTGACGCGGCAGGAGGACGGAGGCTGGTGGGAGGGCACGCTCAACGGCAAAACCGGCTGGTTTCCCAGCAATTACGTCCGCGAGATCAAACCGTGCG AGAAACCAGTGTCTCCAAAGGGAACTCAGCTGACCAAGAACTACTACAGTGTc GTGGTTCAGGACATTTTGGAACACGAGCGGGAGTTTGTCAAAGAACTCCAGACAGTGTTAAGTTGTTACCTTCGTCCTCTGCAGGCCAGTGACAA GCTGAGTGCTTCAGACTGCCTCACGTTGTGTGGAAACTTGGAGGAAATCCTCACCTTCCAGCAGGGACTCTGTGTGGCTTTGGAGGAATGTACCAA AGCCTTGGAGGGCCAGCAGAGAGTGGCAGGCTGCTATTTAAACCTGATGAGTCAGGTCAAGACTCTCTATTTGGCGTACTGTTCCAGCCACCCGTCAGCCGTTAGCATCCTCACTGATCACAG CGAGGAGCTAGATAAGTTCATGGAAAGCCAGGGAGCCAGTGCTCCAGgtatcctgaccctgaccaccaGCCTCAGTAAGCCCTTCATGAGACTTGACAAATACCCCACgttgctgcaggagctggagagacaTGTGGAG GAAGCCCATCCAGACtattctgacattttaaaggcAACAGCTGCCTTCAAGAGCCTCGTG ACGCAATGCCAGGATCTGCGGAAGCGGAAGAACCTGGAGCTCCAGATCTTGTCAGAGCCAGTACGGGCTTGGGAGGGGGACGCCATTAAGAGCCTAGGCAATATGGTCTACATGTCCCAGGTCCACATCAAAAACGGCTCCACAGAG GAAAAGGAGGAGCGATACCTCATGCTTTTCCCTAACCTGTTGGTTATGATCTCAGCCAGTCCGAGGATGAGTGGCTTTATTTATCAG GGAAGATTTCCGCTGACTGGTGCCACGGTAACGAGACACGCAGAGGATGCAGACTCTGGCCACTACGCTTTTGATATCGCAG gaaGCATGATCGACCGTATTACAGTTTACTGTAGTAGTGCCCAGGAGTTACAGGAATGGCTAGACAACCTTCAGCCTTTTACCAAAGGAGGCAGTCCTGCGGGCACGATCACAAAG AGCGTGGAAGGCAAGCCCTTGAGCATGGTCGGTGCccccactcacctgtctcacctgggcAGCTTCAGCGCCCTCAGTCGAGGGCCCTTGGAGCCTCCGAAGATCAGCAAACCCTGGTCTCTGAGCTGCTTACGCCCCGCTCCCCCCCTCAAACCTTCCGCGGCCCTGGGCTATAAAGAG AGGATGTCTTATATCATGAAG GACTCCAGCAAGAGCCCGAGACCAATGAAGAAGTTCCTGCCGGGAAATAGGAAGAAAGAGCGGAAGCACTCTGATGATGAGGTTCAAATTAGGAAAA GCACAGTTGCTCTGGAGGAAGATGCTCAGATACTGAGGGTGATTGAGGCTTACTGCACGGGTGCCAGCCTGCACCAGAACACCACAG CGGTGCGGAAAGAGTGTGTCCCTCAAGTCCTGctgccagaagaagaaaagatcattgtggaggagatgaagagcaATGGACAGACAGTTATTGAAGAGAA GAGCCTGATTGATGTCGTGTATGCTTTAAAGGATGAAGTTCTTGAGCTGAAAAAG gaGAATAAGTGGATGAGGCAGTTTCTGGAGGATGAGCAGAAGTCTCgcaaagagctggagagagtTGTCCGAAAGATATCCAAGCAGAAGAACGACTGTACTTGGGACGACGGTGGCCACTGA
- the rbmx gene encoding RNA-binding motif protein, X chromosome isoform X1, whose amino-acid sequence MAEADRPGKLFIGGLNTETTEKALEQFFSKYGRIAEVLLMKDRETNKSRGFAFVTFESPSDAKDAAREMNGKSLDGKNIKVEQATKPQFESGGRRGPPPMHSRSRGAPRGMRGSRGGPGGMRGPPPRDYYDSESGDSFKGMSSRGPPPMKRGPPVRNGGPPPKRPAPSGPMSRPPMSRERDSYGPPPPRRDSMMSRRDDYPSPRDDHYNTKDSYSSRDFNSRDSRDYGPPPRDYSYRDYPNSGSRDDYGSMSRGYGDRDGYGGGREPRGYMDRPSGGSYRDSYDGYGNSRSAPPSRGPPPSYGGGSGSGRYDDYGGSSRDGYGSRDSYPSSRSDPYPPSRGERMGRQERGPAPPVERGYPPRDSYNSSSRGGPRGGRGGGRPDRGMGRNRY is encoded by the exons aTGGCAGAGGCAGACCGACCAGGGAAGCTCTTCATTGGTGGGCTGAACACTGAAACTACCGAAAAGGCCCTGGAGCAGTTCTTTAGCAAATATGGAAGAATTGCTGAAG TTCTATTGATGAAAGACCGTGAAACAAACAAGTCAAGAGGCTTTGCTTTTGTTACATTTGAGAGTCCAAGCGATGCAAAGGATGCAGCCCGAGAGATGAACGGAAAG TCACTTGATGGTAAAAATATCAAAGTGGAACAAGCAACAAAGCCTCAGTTTGAGAGCGGCGGCAGGCGAGGACCCCCACCGATGCACTCCCGCAGTCGGGGAGCACCGAGAGGCATGCGAGGTTCTCGTGGTGGTCCGGGTGGTATGAGGGGCCCACCACCAAGAG attaTTACGATTCTGAGAGTGGAGACTCCTTTAAAGGGATGTCTTCTAGAGGCCCCCCTCCAATGAAGAGAGGACCCCCAGTTCGCAATGGAGGCCCTCCTCCCAAGCGGCCTGCTCCTTCTGGTCCTATGAGTAGAC CCCCGATGTCAAGAGAGAGGGATTCATACGGCCCACCTCCTCCTCGCAGAGACTCCATGATGTCCAGGAGAGATGATTACCCGTCACCAAGAGATGACCACTATAACACCAAGGACAG CTACTCCAGTCGGGACTTTAATTCCAGAGACTCCAGGGACTATGGCCCTCCCCCTAGAGATTATTCATACAGAGATTACCCCAATTCTGGTTCTCGAGATGACTATGGGTCCATGTCAAGAGGATACGG CGACCGTGATGGCTACGGTGGAGGTCGGGAACCCAGAGGCTATATGGATCGTCCGAGTGGTGGCTCGTATCGAGACTCTTACGATGGTTACG GTAACTCACGCAGCGCCCCTCCTTCACGGGGCCCCCCACCATCCTATGGTGGGGGCAGTGGAAGCGGTCGTTATGATGACTATGGTGGCAGTTCCCGGGATGGCTATGGCAGTCGTGACAGTTACCCCAGCAGTCGGAGTGACCCATATCCACCTAGCCGTGGCGAGCGTATGGGCAGGCAAGAAAGGGGCCCGGCTCCTCCTGTGGAAAGGGGTTACCCTCCTCGTGATTCATACAACAGCTCAAGTCGTGGAGGGCCACGAGGTGGCCGCGGTGGTGGCCGACCTGATAGAGGAATGGGTCGCAACAGATACTGA